A window from Electrophorus electricus isolate fEleEle1 chromosome 7, fEleEle1.pri, whole genome shotgun sequence encodes these proteins:
- the LOC113584668 gene encoding RNA-binding protein MEX3B, whose amino-acid sequence MPSPLFHPEIMDHDVVVSGQQNGVTLPRETDPESRDEDRQEALRFALDQLSLMGLDKVDALDGSPGTVPENCNGGGGGYVDLQMLEHPGGSRESPTSCSPSPEYYGTGGYHMAAPHSHSVLGEQSSVLCNRKRSVNMTECVPVPSSEHVAEIVGRQGCKIKALRAKTNTYIKTPVRGEDPVFIVTGRREDVEMAKREIISAAEHFSMIRASRCKAGAGASGGGSLPGPPHLPGQTTIQVRVPYRVVGLVVGPKGATIKRIQQQTHTYIVTPSREKDPVFEVTGMPENVDRAREEIETHITLRTGAFVDLQGDNDFHSNGTDVSLEGLGSLGLGGTLWSRASGHAAAPPPPPPPPLPLSTHGSGRKLSSSSSYHNGGLSADSYAAPRRPAESGSPTSPFSTGSGGGGGFTFAGDSAPGLAPPASDDLSFEFGGSNIWAPFVNGGKPSQALRRNSSGLSGGNITPRLSPTLPADSAPLDHPLARRAQSDPLSALSWLQTGSSFSGGSSSSSGGSTTGYSSCSASSLPGGSPTDSEGGVSGMGVASGVLGRLKAGGLATMVPGGTSRDCFVCFESEVTAALVPCGHNLFCMDCAGQICQSQEPECPVCHTPATQCIRIFS is encoded by the exons ATGCCTAGCCCTCTGTTCCACCCTGAGATTATGGATCACGACGTGGTAGTGAGCGGCCAGCAGAACGGGGTCACGTTGCCCAGAGAAACGGACCCGGAGTCACGGGACGAGGATCGTCAGGAGGCGCTTCGCTTCGCCCTGGACCAGCTGTCACTCATGGGTCTGGATAAGGTCGACGCGCTGGACGGATCACCAGGCACCGTGCCGGAGAACTGCAACGGCGGCGGCGGGGGCTACGTCGACCTGCAGATGCTAGAACACCCCGGCGGGTCCCGCGAGTCGCCGACGTCGTGCTCCCCTTCCCCGGAGTATTACGGCACCGGTGGATACCACATGGCCGCCCCGCACTCGCACTCTGTGTTGGGGGAACAAAGCTCCGTGCTCTGCAACAGAAAGAGGAGTGTCAACATGACTGAATGTGTGCCTGTACCCAGCTCGGAACACGTTGCAGAAATTGTAGGACGGCAAG GTTGTAAGATCAAAGCCCTGCGTGCAAAGACTAACACATACATCAAGACCCCAGTCAGAGGTGAAGACCCCGTGTTCATAGTGACAGGTCGACGTGAGGATGTTGAAATGGCCAAACGGGAGATCATCTCGGCTGCGGAACACTTCTCCATGATCCGTGCCTCCCGCTGCAAAGCCGGGGCAGGGGCCAGTGGTGGGGGATCTCTGCCCGGGCCCCCCCACCTCCCTGGTCAGACCACCATTCAGGTGCGTGTGCCCTACCGAGTGGTGGGCCTGGTCGTAGGGCCAAAGGGAGCCACCATCAAACGCATccagcagcagacacacacgtacatcgTGACACCAAGCCGGGAGAAAGACCCCGTGTTCGAGGTGACGGGCATGCCGGAGAACGTGGACCGGGCACGGGAGGAGATTGAGACACACATCACCCTCCGCACAGGCGCCTTCGTGGACCTGCAGGGCGACAACGACTTCCACAGCAACGGCACAGACGTCAGCCTGGAGGGCTTGGGCTCCCTGGGCCTCGGCGGCACGCTGTGGTCTCGCGCCAGCGGGCACGCGGCGGCCCCACCGCCACCTCCCCCGccccccctgcctctctccacgCACGGCTCTGGCCGCAagctctcttcctcctcctcttacCACAACGGAGGCCTGAGCGCCGACTCGTACGCGGCGCCCCGACGGCCTGCGGAGAGCGGCAGCCCCACCAGCCCCTTCAGCACGGGCAGCGGGGGAGGCGGCGGTTTCACCTTCGCCGGCGACTCCGCCCCCGGCCTCGCCCCTCCCGCCTCTGACGACCTGAGCTTCGAGTTTGGCGGCTCCAACATCTGGGCGCCGTTTGTGAACGGCGGCAAGCCGTCACAGGCCCTCCGGCGCAACAGCAGTGGCCTGAGCGGCGGCAACATAACGCCCCGCCTCTCACCCACGCTGCCTGCTGACTCCGCTCCCCTGGACCACCCTCTGGCGCGGCGGGCGCAGAGTGACCCGCTCAGCGCGCTCTCCTGGCTCCAGACGGGCTCCTCCTTCTCAggcggcagcagcagcagcagtggcgGAAGCACCACGGGCTACTCCTCCTGCTCGGCCTCCTCCCTGCCCGGTGGTTCCCCCACCGACTCGGAGGGTGGCGTCAGCGGCATGGGCGTAGCCTCGGGGGTGCTTGGCCGGCTGAAGGCGGGAGGCCTGGCCACCATGGTGCCTGGCGGGACCAGCAGGGACTGCTTCGTGTGCTTTGAGAGTGAGGTCACAGCTGCACTCGTGCCCTGTGGCCACAACCTGTTCTGCATGGACTGCGCTGGGCAGATATGCCAGTCTCAAGAGCCAGAGTGCCCGGTGTGCCACACCCCTGCCACGCAGTGCATCCGCATCTTCTCTTAA